The Mustela nigripes isolate SB6536 chromosome 4, MUSNIG.SB6536, whole genome shotgun sequence genome includes a window with the following:
- the ZMIZ2 gene encoding zinc finger MIZ domain-containing protein 2 isoform X1 has protein sequence MNPMHPVKPALPPTPHGDGPFAYEAVPWQQSATQPAGSLSVVTTVWGVGNAAQSQVLGNPMGPAGSPPGGSVMPGVAGSGSALSSPQCLGQQAFGDGATSKGFVPQGVYGRGGYPSGPGFSAGYAGGPGGPGGLGLPSHATRPSTDFTQAAAAAAVAAAAATATATATATVAALQEKQSQELSQYGAMGAGQAFNNQFLQHGGPRGPSVPSSMNPAAVGGLLGPAGMNPTRATGMAPLYAGQRLPQHGYPGPPQAQPLPRQGVKRAYSSEVYPGQQYLPGSQYAPGAGQPPTPSSYPGHRLPLQQSVAQALPAAGPAGLHYKPTEQFNGQGASFNGGSVSYSQPGLSGPTRSTPGYPSSPLPGSPTPPMTPGSSVPYMSASQEVKSPFLPDLKPSVSSLHPSPPGSGPCDELRLTFPVRDGVVLEPFRLQHNLAVSNHAFQLRDSVYKTLMLRPDLELQFKCYHHEDRQMNTNWPASVQVSVNATPLTIERGDNKTSHKPLYLKHVCQPGRNTIQITVTACCCSHLFVLQLVHRPAVRAVLQGLLKKRLLPAEHCVSKIKRNFSSGTIPGTPGPNGEDGVEQTAIKVSLKCPITFRRIQLPARGHDCRHIQCFDLESYLQLNCERGTWRCPVCNKTALLEGLEVDQYMLGILIYIQNSDYEEITIDPMCSWKPVPVKPDVHIKEEPDGPVLKRCRTVSPAHVLMPSVMEMIAALGPGAAPFAPLQPPSAPAPGDYPGQGSSFLGPGTFPDSFPPAAPSTPALPEFTAGLPPSSYQSDLPSSLLTPEKSAPCLPGQMAPAGHLDPSHNPGPQGLHAPSLGGPPGPQLHHPNPPPASRQPLGPVSSGPIGELAFSAATGVMGPPMSGAGEAPEPAVDLLPELTNPEELLSYLGPPDLPTNNNDDLLSLFENN, from the exons TGATGGTCCGTTTGCTTACGAGGCAGTGCCTTGGCAACAGAGCGCCACTCAGCCTGCAGGATCGCTGTCCGTGGTCACGACCGTGTGGGGCGTCGGCAACGCAGCCCAGAGCCAG GTTTTGGGGAACCCCATgggccctgcagggagccccCCTGGCGGCTCCGTGATGCCCGGAGTGGCCGGCAGCGGCTCTGCCCTGAGCTCCCCGCAGTGCCTTGGACAGCAGGCGTTTGGTGACGGCGCCACCAGCAAGGGCTTTGTGCCGCAGGGGGTGTATGGCCGCGGGGGCTACCCCAGCGGCCCCGGCTTCTCTGCTGG GTATGCGGGCGGTCCGGGGGGGCCCGGGGGCCTGGGTCTGCCCTCACATGCCACACGACCCTCCACCGATTTCACCCAggcagcggcggcggctgcggTGGCTGCTGCTGCGGCCAcagccacggccacggccacggccactGTGGCCGCCCTCCAGGAGAAGCAGAGCCAGGAGCTGAGCCAGTACGGAGCG ATGGGGGCTGGGCAGGCTTTTAACAACCAGTTCCTACAGCACGGAGGTCCCCGGGGGCCCAGCGTCCCCAGCAGTATGAATCCTGCCGCCGTGGGAGGGCTGCTGGGCCCCGCTGGCATGAACCCCACCCGGGCAACAGGCATGGCACCCCTGTACGCAGGGCAGCGCCTGCCCCAGCACGGGTACCCCGGGCCTCCCCAGGCCCAGCCGCTGCCCCGACAGGGGGTCAAGAGGGCCTACTCCAGTGAG GTTTACCCCGGGCAGCAGTACCTGCCAGGAAGCCAGTATGCACCTGGCGCCGGGCAgcctcccaccccttcctcctaCCCTGGGCACCGGCTGCCCCTGCAGCAGAGCGTGGCCCAGGCCCTGCCCGCCGCTGGCCCTGCAGGATTGCACTACAAG CCCACAGAGCAGTTCAACGGGCAGGGCGCCAGCTTCAACGGGGGGAGCGTCAGCTACAGCCAGCCTGGCCTGAGTGGG CCCACCCGTTCCACCCCTGGCTACCCCAGCTCCCCACTGCCGGGGAGCCCCACGCCGCCCATGACTCCCGGCAGCAGTGTCCCCTACATGTCTGCCAGCCAGGAGGTCAAGTCTCCCTTCCTGCCCGACCTCAAGCCCAGCGTGAGCTCCTTGCACCCGTCTCCCCCCG GCAGTGGCCCCTGTGATGAGCTGCGGCTGACCTTCCCCGTGCGCGACGGGGTGGTCCTGGAACCCTTCCGCCTGCAGCACAACCTGGCCGTGAGCAACCATGCCTTCCAACTGCGTGACTCCGTCTACAAGACGCTAATGCTGAG GCCTGACCTGGAGCTGCAGTTCAAGTGCTACCACCACGAGGACCGGCAGATGAACACCAACTGGCCGGCCTCGGTGCAGGTCAGCGTCAACGCCACCCCGCTCACCATCGAGCGCGGCGACAACAAGACCTCCCACAAGCCCCTGTACCTAAAGCACGTGTGCCAGCCGGGCCGCAACACCATCCAGATCACGGTCACGGCCTGCTGCTGT TCGCACCTGTTCGTGCTGCAGCTGGTGCACCGGCCCGCCGTGCGCGCGGTGCTGCAGGGCTTGCTCAAGAAGCGCCTCCTTCCTGCTGAGCACTGCGTCAGCAAGA TAAAGCGTAACTTCAGCAGCGGTACCATCCCCGGCACGCCCGGGCCCAACGGCGAGGACGGCGTGGAACAGACGGCCATCAAGGTGTCCCTCAAGTGCCCCATCACCTTCCGCAGGATCCAGCTCCCTGCCCGCGGCCACGACTGCCGCCACATCCAG TGCTTCGACCTAGAGTCCTACCTACAGCTCAACTGTGAGCGGGGGACCTGGAGATGCCCCGTGTGCAA CAAGACGGCGTTgctggaggggctggaggtggaCCAGTACATGCTGGGGattctcatttacattcagaa CTCTGACTATGAGGAGATCACCATCGACCCCATGTGCAGCTGGAAGCCCGTGCCCGTGAAGCCTGACGTGCACATCAAGGAGGAACCTGACGGGCCCGTGCTGAAACGCTGCCGCACCGTGAGCCCCGCGCATGTGCTCATGCCCAGCGTCATGGAGATGATCGCGGCCCTGGGCCCCGGGGCTGCCCCCTTCGCCCCCCTGCAGCCCCCGTCGGCCCCGGCCCCTGGCGACTACCCTGGCCAGG GTTCCAGCTTCCTGGGACCCGGGACCTTCCCTGACTCCTTCCCGCCTGCCGCACCCAGCACCCCGGCCCTTCCTGAGTTCACCGCGGGGCTGCCCCCCAGCTCCTATCAGTCTGACCTTCCCAGCAGCCTCCTGACACCAGAGAAGTCTGCCCCCTGTCTCCCAGGGCAG aTGGCACCAGCGGGTCACCTGGACCCGTCCCACAACCCTGGGCCACAGGGGCTGCATGCTCCCAGCCTTGGGgggcccccagggccccagctgCACCATCCAAACCCTCCCCCAGCATCCCGGCAGCCCCTGGGCCCAGTGAGCTCGGGCCCCATCGGCGAGCTGGCCTTCAGCGCGGCCACAGGCGTGATGGGGCCCCCCATGTCTGGGGCGGGGGAGGCCCCTGAACCAGCCGTGGAC CTGCTCCCAGAACTGACCAACCCGGAGGAACTGCTGTCCTACCTGGGCCCGCCTGACCTCCCCACAAACAACAATGAcgacctgctctctctcttcgaGAACAACTGA
- the ZMIZ2 gene encoding zinc finger MIZ domain-containing protein 2 isoform X2 → MNPMHPVKPALPPTPHGDGPFAYEAVPWQQSATQPAGSLSVVTTVWGVGNAAQSQVLGNPMGPAGSPPGGSVMPGVAGSGSALSSPQCLGQQAFGDGATSKGFVPQGVYGRGGYPSGPGFSAGYAGGPGGPGGLGLPSHATRPSTDFTQAAAAAAVAAAAATATATATATVAALQEKQSQELSQYGAMGAGQAFNNQFLQHGGPRGPSVPSSMNPAAVGGLLGPAGMNPTRATGMAPLYAGQRLPQHGYPGPPQAQPLPRQGVKRAYSSEVYPGQQYLPGSQYAPGAGQPPTPSSYPGHRLPLQQSVAQALPAAGPAGLHYKPTRSTPGYPSSPLPGSPTPPMTPGSSVPYMSASQEVKSPFLPDLKPSVSSLHPSPPGSGPCDELRLTFPVRDGVVLEPFRLQHNLAVSNHAFQLRDSVYKTLMLRPDLELQFKCYHHEDRQMNTNWPASVQVSVNATPLTIERGDNKTSHKPLYLKHVCQPGRNTIQITVTACCCSHLFVLQLVHRPAVRAVLQGLLKKRLLPAEHCVSKIKRNFSSGTIPGTPGPNGEDGVEQTAIKVSLKCPITFRRIQLPARGHDCRHIQCFDLESYLQLNCERGTWRCPVCNKTALLEGLEVDQYMLGILIYIQNSDYEEITIDPMCSWKPVPVKPDVHIKEEPDGPVLKRCRTVSPAHVLMPSVMEMIAALGPGAAPFAPLQPPSAPAPGDYPGQGSSFLGPGTFPDSFPPAAPSTPALPEFTAGLPPSSYQSDLPSSLLTPEKSAPCLPGQMAPAGHLDPSHNPGPQGLHAPSLGGPPGPQLHHPNPPPASRQPLGPVSSGPIGELAFSAATGVMGPPMSGAGEAPEPAVDLLPELTNPEELLSYLGPPDLPTNNNDDLLSLFENN, encoded by the exons TGATGGTCCGTTTGCTTACGAGGCAGTGCCTTGGCAACAGAGCGCCACTCAGCCTGCAGGATCGCTGTCCGTGGTCACGACCGTGTGGGGCGTCGGCAACGCAGCCCAGAGCCAG GTTTTGGGGAACCCCATgggccctgcagggagccccCCTGGCGGCTCCGTGATGCCCGGAGTGGCCGGCAGCGGCTCTGCCCTGAGCTCCCCGCAGTGCCTTGGACAGCAGGCGTTTGGTGACGGCGCCACCAGCAAGGGCTTTGTGCCGCAGGGGGTGTATGGCCGCGGGGGCTACCCCAGCGGCCCCGGCTTCTCTGCTGG GTATGCGGGCGGTCCGGGGGGGCCCGGGGGCCTGGGTCTGCCCTCACATGCCACACGACCCTCCACCGATTTCACCCAggcagcggcggcggctgcggTGGCTGCTGCTGCGGCCAcagccacggccacggccacggccactGTGGCCGCCCTCCAGGAGAAGCAGAGCCAGGAGCTGAGCCAGTACGGAGCG ATGGGGGCTGGGCAGGCTTTTAACAACCAGTTCCTACAGCACGGAGGTCCCCGGGGGCCCAGCGTCCCCAGCAGTATGAATCCTGCCGCCGTGGGAGGGCTGCTGGGCCCCGCTGGCATGAACCCCACCCGGGCAACAGGCATGGCACCCCTGTACGCAGGGCAGCGCCTGCCCCAGCACGGGTACCCCGGGCCTCCCCAGGCCCAGCCGCTGCCCCGACAGGGGGTCAAGAGGGCCTACTCCAGTGAG GTTTACCCCGGGCAGCAGTACCTGCCAGGAAGCCAGTATGCACCTGGCGCCGGGCAgcctcccaccccttcctcctaCCCTGGGCACCGGCTGCCCCTGCAGCAGAGCGTGGCCCAGGCCCTGCCCGCCGCTGGCCCTGCAGGATTGCACTACAAG CCCACCCGTTCCACCCCTGGCTACCCCAGCTCCCCACTGCCGGGGAGCCCCACGCCGCCCATGACTCCCGGCAGCAGTGTCCCCTACATGTCTGCCAGCCAGGAGGTCAAGTCTCCCTTCCTGCCCGACCTCAAGCCCAGCGTGAGCTCCTTGCACCCGTCTCCCCCCG GCAGTGGCCCCTGTGATGAGCTGCGGCTGACCTTCCCCGTGCGCGACGGGGTGGTCCTGGAACCCTTCCGCCTGCAGCACAACCTGGCCGTGAGCAACCATGCCTTCCAACTGCGTGACTCCGTCTACAAGACGCTAATGCTGAG GCCTGACCTGGAGCTGCAGTTCAAGTGCTACCACCACGAGGACCGGCAGATGAACACCAACTGGCCGGCCTCGGTGCAGGTCAGCGTCAACGCCACCCCGCTCACCATCGAGCGCGGCGACAACAAGACCTCCCACAAGCCCCTGTACCTAAAGCACGTGTGCCAGCCGGGCCGCAACACCATCCAGATCACGGTCACGGCCTGCTGCTGT TCGCACCTGTTCGTGCTGCAGCTGGTGCACCGGCCCGCCGTGCGCGCGGTGCTGCAGGGCTTGCTCAAGAAGCGCCTCCTTCCTGCTGAGCACTGCGTCAGCAAGA TAAAGCGTAACTTCAGCAGCGGTACCATCCCCGGCACGCCCGGGCCCAACGGCGAGGACGGCGTGGAACAGACGGCCATCAAGGTGTCCCTCAAGTGCCCCATCACCTTCCGCAGGATCCAGCTCCCTGCCCGCGGCCACGACTGCCGCCACATCCAG TGCTTCGACCTAGAGTCCTACCTACAGCTCAACTGTGAGCGGGGGACCTGGAGATGCCCCGTGTGCAA CAAGACGGCGTTgctggaggggctggaggtggaCCAGTACATGCTGGGGattctcatttacattcagaa CTCTGACTATGAGGAGATCACCATCGACCCCATGTGCAGCTGGAAGCCCGTGCCCGTGAAGCCTGACGTGCACATCAAGGAGGAACCTGACGGGCCCGTGCTGAAACGCTGCCGCACCGTGAGCCCCGCGCATGTGCTCATGCCCAGCGTCATGGAGATGATCGCGGCCCTGGGCCCCGGGGCTGCCCCCTTCGCCCCCCTGCAGCCCCCGTCGGCCCCGGCCCCTGGCGACTACCCTGGCCAGG GTTCCAGCTTCCTGGGACCCGGGACCTTCCCTGACTCCTTCCCGCCTGCCGCACCCAGCACCCCGGCCCTTCCTGAGTTCACCGCGGGGCTGCCCCCCAGCTCCTATCAGTCTGACCTTCCCAGCAGCCTCCTGACACCAGAGAAGTCTGCCCCCTGTCTCCCAGGGCAG aTGGCACCAGCGGGTCACCTGGACCCGTCCCACAACCCTGGGCCACAGGGGCTGCATGCTCCCAGCCTTGGGgggcccccagggccccagctgCACCATCCAAACCCTCCCCCAGCATCCCGGCAGCCCCTGGGCCCAGTGAGCTCGGGCCCCATCGGCGAGCTGGCCTTCAGCGCGGCCACAGGCGTGATGGGGCCCCCCATGTCTGGGGCGGGGGAGGCCCCTGAACCAGCCGTGGAC CTGCTCCCAGAACTGACCAACCCGGAGGAACTGCTGTCCTACCTGGGCCCGCCTGACCTCCCCACAAACAACAATGAcgacctgctctctctcttcgaGAACAACTGA